From a single Brassica oleracea var. oleracea cultivar TO1000 chromosome C5, BOL, whole genome shotgun sequence genomic region:
- the LOC106344202 gene encoding uncharacterized protein LOC106344202 has translation MGTPYNFRSWLDQPHMDPNTNLLTEEYARGIQEFMGVVQSQPEARTSKYLLCPCSTCKNNIRVKKMEVWSHLYLKGFTRGYKIWYLHGERFEYGSSSEPQTADRLDEPTTDVDFGIGTVQMVYDAYGENLPSGEEEGDRQEQPNVENFPCEEEGEREQPNLEARRFFEMLDAAKQPLYQGCKDGHSPLSSASRLMALKTDYNLAEECVDAIADFVKDVLPEDNLAPGSYYEVQKLVAGLGLPYQVIDVCIDNCMIYWRADENRERCKFCRKPRYQDTTGRVPVPYKRMWYLPLTERLKRLYQSERTAEPMRWHAEHLTNGEITHPSDAEAWKHFQSTYPEFASEVRNVYLALCTDGFSPFGKHGRQYSLWPVILTPYNLPPHLCMRREFLFLSILVPGPDHPKRSLDVFLQPLIYELQLLWEHGVHTYDVSRKENFQMRAVLMWTISDFPAYGMLSGWTTHGRLSCPYCQDNTDAFQLKNGRKTCWFDCHRRFLPHDHPYRKSKTLFTKNKRVFDSPPEEVSGKKLKEQLRDFGADRTPDVGGNGHEPIYGVGENHNWHKKSIFWDLPYWETHLLRHCLDVMHIEKNFFDNLMNTILDVQGKTKDNLKSRLDLVDICARPELHVDEHGKGPIPIYRLDATAKEEFFDWITHSVKFPDGYASSLRNCVDKSEGKFTGLKSHDCHVMMQRLLPFAFSALLPRNVHEATAGISAFFRDLCSRSLTSDGIRNLEVKIPVILCNLEKIFPPSFFDVMEHLAIHLAREAALGGPVQYRWMYLYERFMFHLKKKVKNLSKVEGSIVAQCINEETSNFAEYYFPSEVRTKSRRPARHDDRGERATYYVYVPNMFTQIGRHSGKSTDRILTVAEHAHLHTYLLTNCEDILEYESIYLAEMRLKYPDATEEQLEQLKQNNFATWLSDYVSHCLAIGHPPKDWLREIVCTSDRRETVHGVDSPTQLKVTIQRNFQETSIFNTGVKPIVCSFMLRCMRNS, from the exons ATGGGTACTCCTTATAATTTCCGTTCTTGGTTAGATCAACCTCATATGGATCCAAATACAAATTTACTTACGGAGGAATACGCACGTGGTATTCAAGAATTCATGGGGGTGGTTCAAAGTCAACCGGAAGCAAGAACAAGTAAGTATTTATTATGTCCATGTTCTACTTGTAAGAATAATATCCGTGTCAAAAAAATGGAAGTATGGAGTCATTTATATTTGAAAGGATTTACACGTGGTTATAAGATTTGGTATCTTCATGGAGAAAGATTTGAGTATGGTAGTAGTAGCGAACCTCAAACTGCCGATAGGTTAGATGAACCTACCACGGATGTAGATTTTGGGATAGGGACTGTTCAGATGGTATATGATGCATATGGAGAAAATTTACCGTCGGGTGAAGAGGAAGGAGATAGACAAGAACAACCCAATGTAGAAAATTTCCCATGTGAAGAGGAAGGAGAACGAGAACAACCCAATCTAGAAGCCAGAAGATTTTTTGAAATGTTAGATGCAGCTAAGCAGCCATTGTATCAAGGATGTAAAGATGGGCATTCACCTTTATCATCCGCAAGTCGATTGATGGCGCTAAAGACTGACTATAATTTGGCTGAAGAATGTGTGGATGCGATTGCAGATTTTGTTAAAGATGTTCTTCCTGAAGATAATCTTGCACCTGGCTCATATTATGAGGTACAAAAATTGGTCGCTGGTCTTGGCTTACCATATCAGGTGATAGATGTATGCATCGATAACTGCATGATTTACTGGAGAGCAGATGAGAACAGGGAGAGATGTAAATTCTGTCGGAAACCTCGTTATCAGGATACGACTGGAAGAGTTCCGGTGCCATACAAACGAATGTGGTATTTGCCGTTGACTGAAAGATTAAAGAGGTTATATCAGTCTGAACGAACAGCAGAACCAATGAGATGGCATGCTGAGCACTTAACAAATGGTGAGATAACACATCCTTCCGATGCAGAGGCGTGGAAGCATTTTCAATCAACATATCCAGAATTTGCATCTGAGGTAAGAAATGTGTATCTTGCATTATGCACAGATGGTTTCAGTCCATTTGGAAAGCATGGAAGACAATATTCATTGTGGCCGGTAATCTTGACACCTTACAACTTACCACCACATTTGTGTATGCGACGGGAGTTTTTGTTCCTCTCAATTCTCGTTCCCGGGCCAGATCATCCTAAGAGATCACTGGATGTGTTTCTTCAGCCATTGATATATGAGCTGCAATTATTATGGGAGCACGGTGTTCATACATACGATGTTTCGCGGAAAGAGAATTTTCAGATGCGAGCAGTACTTATGTGGACAATAAGTGATTTTCCAGCATATGGTATGTTATCTGGATGGACCACGCATGGGAGGCTATCATGTCCTTATTGCCAAGACAACACAGATGCTTTCCAACTAAAAAATGGTCGGAAAACGTGTTGGTTTGACTGTCACAGGAGATTTCTACCACACGATCATCCATATCGTAAGAGTAAGACATTGTTTACAAAGAACAAGAGGGTGTTTGACAGTCCACCTGAAGAAGTAAGTGGCAAAAAGTTGAAGGAACAATTAAGAGATTTTGGTGCAGATAGAACGCCAGACGTGGGTGGAAACGGACATGAACCGATTTATGGTGTAGGGGAAAATCATAATTGGCATAAGAAGAGTATCTTCTGGGATTTGCCCTATTGGGAGACTCATTTGTTGCGGCACTGTTTAGATGTCATGCATATTGAGAAGAACTTTTTCGACAATTTGATGAACACCATCCTTGATGTCCAAGGCAAGACGAAGGATAACTTGAAGTCAAGACTGGATTTGGTTGATATTTGTGCTCGTCCCGAACTTCATGTTGATGAGCACGGTAAAGGTCCTATTCCCATATATCGACTGGATGCAACTGCAAAAGAAGAGTTTTTTGATTGGATAACACACAGTGTTAAATTTCCAGACGGTTATGCATCAAGTTTGCGTAATTGTGTTGACAAAAGTGAAGGGAAGTTTACTGGCTTGAAGAGCCATGATTGTCATGTAATGATGCAGCGCCTCCTTCCTTTTGCGTTTTCCGCACTATTGCCACGAAATGTCCACGAAGCAACCGCAG GGATAAGTGCTTTCTTCCGTGATTTATGCTCGAGATCACTCACATCAGATGGTATCCGCAATTTGGAAGTTAAAATACCGGTGATCCTATGCAACCTCGAGAAGATATTTCCTCCATCATTTTTTGATGTTATGGAGCATCTTGCTATTCATCTTGCGAGAGAAGCGGCACTCGGTGGTCCCGTGCAGTACAGGTGGATGTATTTGTACGAACGGTTTATGTTTCATCTGAAGAAGAAGGTCAAGAATTTAAGCAAGGTGGAGGGATCAATAGTGGCTCAGTGCATCAATGAGGAAACCTCAAACTTTGCTGAATACTACTTTCCATCAGAAGTTCGAACAAAAAGTCGAAGACCTGCACGGCATGATGATAGAGGTGAAAGGGCAACTTATTATGTTTATGTGCCAAACATGTTTACACAAATTGGACGACATAGTGGAAAGTCAACGGACCGGATACTTACAGTGGCTGAGCATGCTCATTTGCACACATATTTGCTTACAAACTGCGAAGACATTCTTGAATATGAGAG TATTTACTTGGCAGAGATGCGCTTAAAGTACCCGGATGCGACAGAAGAACAACTCGAACAACTCAAGCAAAACAACTTTGCAACATGGCTTTCTGATTAT GTAAGCCATTGTTTAGCTATTGGGCACCCACCTAAAGATTGGTTACGTGAGATAGTTTGCACTTCAGACAGAAGAGAAACCGTGCACGGTGTGGACTCACCCACTCAATTGAAAGTAACAATTCAAAGAAACTTCCAGGAAACTTCTA TTTTCAACACAGGTGTTAAACCTATTGTGTGCTCATTCATGTTAAGATGCATGCGGAACTCCTAA
- the LOC106295299 gene encoding NAC domain-containing protein 1-like: MEDVVGFGFRPTDEELVGYYLHNKILGNDWLVQELINEVNISNFDPWNLRFQSKVKSRDLVWYFFSRRGSNGDRQNRKTSSGFWKITGDPVEVKDQWGTWCGVKGKIGYKRVLVFRRGKSSSSQSTKSDWVMHEYHYTLLPQDQRTHVICRLEYKGQDMSILSANPTEPLPTFFPNVTNSAASDSVVNQSVQGNSASFNTFSDYDSANQGQWFSEDFNLHQPVVSYDDGDTQRIWDYVVEKNFSQYRPKKPVTVVSVDDSSDADNTDTESTTGNASKAMRMKKNGWRGNQ, encoded by the exons ATGGAGGATGTTGTGGGATTTGGATTCCGTCCTACCGATGAGGAGCTGGTCGGTTACTACCTCCATAACAAAATCCTTGGTAATGACTGGCTCGTACAAGAACTCATCAACGAGGTCAACATCTCTAACTTCGATCCTTGGAATTTGCGCT TCCAATCGAAGGTGAAATCGAGAGACCTTGTGTGGTACTTCTTTTCTCGCAGGGGTTCGAATGGGGACAGACAGAACAGGAAAACGAGTTCTGGGTTCTGGAAGATTACTGGGGATCCTGTAGAAGTTAAGGATCAGTGGGGAACTTGGTGTGGAGTGAAAGGTAAGATTGGTTACAAAAGGGTTTTGGTGTTCCGCAGGGGAAAAAGCTCGAGCTCCCAGAGCACCAAATCTGATTGGGTTATGCACGAGTATCATTACACTCTCTTACCACAAGATCAG AGGACCCACGTCATATGCAGACTGGAGTATAAGGGCCAGGACATGAGCATTCTGTCTGCTAATCCAACAGAACCCCTTCCAACTTTTTTTCCCAATGTGACTAATAGTGCTGCATCAGATTCTGTGGTCAATCAATCAGTTCAAGGAAACTCAGCCTCTTTCAACACTTTCTCTGACTATGATTCAGCAAATCAGGGACAGTGGTTTAGTGAGGACTTTAACCTGCATCAACCAGTGGTCTCATATGATGATGGTGATACACAGAGGATTTGGGATTATGTAGTTGAAAAGAATTTCAGCCAATACCGGCCCAAGAAACCTGTCACAGTGGTTTCCGTCGATGATAGCAGTGATGCTGATAACACTGACACTGAATCTACTACAG GTAACGCAAGTAAGGCAATGCGAATGAAGAAAAATGGATGGAGGGGAAATCAATAG
- the LOC106295298 gene encoding NAC domain-containing protein 1-like: MEEKPGFEFRPYDEELVGFYLRQKLLGNHSLVDGVIRDIKICSLDPWDLRFQSKIKSRDPFWYFLSRIENSGGRQSRTTPSGSWKLTGDPVYVNDRWGNLTGFRGKIGYKRVLTFSKGKSSSSSSSISEWVMHELHYTHTDLPEHKRSTYVICRLEYKGDDVTILSVPPSVANSASSVVDQSLQGNSGHYNTLSEYDSGHQFNGNYDMQQSFQGYSEYFNPTSEYGLANQSHWFGNLQQQVPYSAPYQDHSDMLLRQVVEENFPFLVDERTCMREDPSHHRPKNPITGILPGDSSDDDTDSTIGRGTWSSTDSVGSKDGTYHTPIDATPSVSTVEPLHNHEPQEQPKQLELQLQGKEKVINKQQRECEWKMADDWIKKAPSTSAVKQSWIVLEEISQKNSRWIYLKNIIGLLLFIIIIGWIILVG, from the exons ATGGAGGAAAAGCCAGGGTTTGAGTTCCGTCCGTACGACGAGGAGCTCGTGGGTTTCTATCTCCGTCAGAAACTTCTCGGAAACCATAGTCTCGTCGACGGAGTCATCAGAGATATCAAAATCTGCAGCTTAGATCCTTGGGACTTGCGCT TTCAATCGAAGATCAAATCTAGAGATCCTTTTTGGTACTTCTTGTCCCGTATAGAAAACAGCGGGGGTCGACAGAGCAGGACGACGCCTTCTGGGTCGTGGAAACTCACCGGAGATCCTGTGTATGTCAATGATCGGTGGGGTAACTTGACTGGTTTTCGAGGTAAGATTGGTTATAAGAGGGTTCTAACGTTCAGCAAGGGGAAAAGCAGCAGCAGCAGCAGCTCCATATCCGAGTGGGTGATGCACGAGCTTCACTACACCCACACCGACTTGCCTGAACACAAG AGGAGCACCTACGTCATCTGCAGACTGGAATACAAGGGTGACGACGTGACCATCTTATCTGTTCCTCCCTCTGTGGCCAATAGTGCAAGCTCTGTG GTCGACCAATCACTTCAAGGGAATTCTGGACATTACAACACTTTGTCCGAGTATGATTCAGGACATCAGTTTAATGGAAACTATGACATGCAGCAATCATTTCAAGGATATTCAGAATATTTCAACCCTACCTCGGAGTATGGTTTAGCTAATCAAAGCCACTGGTTTGGCAACCTACAACAACAAGTTCCTTACTCTGCCCCATATCAAGATCATTCTGATATGCTGCTGAGGCAGGTTGTTGAAGAAAACTTTCCCTTTTTGGTCGATGAAAGGACATGTATGCGAGAGGATCCTAGCCATCACCGGCCTAAAAATCCTATCACTGGGATTTTACCCGGTGATAGCAGTGATGATGACACTGACTCAACG ATTGGGAGAGGTACTTGGAGCTCTACCGATAGTGTTGGTAGTAAAGATGGAACATACCATACTCCTATAGATGCTACTCCATCAGTGAGTACTGTTGAGCCTTTGCACAATCATGAGCCACAAGAGCAACCAAAGCAGCTGGAGTTGCAATTGCAGGGCAAAGAAAAG GTGATAAATAAGCAGCAAAGAGAATGCGAGTGGAAAATGGCAGACGATTGGATCAAGAAGGCTCCATCCACCTCTGCAGTGAAGCAAAGCTGGATTGTTCTGGAGGAGATAAGTCAGAAGAATTCACGGTGGATCTATCTCAAGAACATCATTGGCCTCTTATTGTTCATCATCATCATTGGTTGGATCATTCTAGTTGGTTAG
- the LOC106344203 gene encoding NAC domain-containing protein 4, with product MNKYTFNPPEDELINYYLNNKITENDDPEGTQINEVNICHHEPADLPGLAKIESGHTWYFISPVKKFGKLNRRKRASKTGHWKITGNSCTIKDTDGNPIGLKKFLVFQENKNRRSSTLLPTTAHQHKFTWIIHEFHSFLHHPNKMLTHHKDPVEDYGGDYCNDLEELTQSWEQGESSGLLRGENGHVYGQNTVENSNTTRAALTSQQRLSFNCFEDLKTKKRPSFGIFGSLLL from the exons ATGAATAAGTACACATTTAACCCACCTGAAGATGAGCTCATTAACTACTACTTGAATAACAAGATCACAGAAAATGATGATCCTGAGGGGACACAAATAAACGAGGTCAACATATGTCACCATGAACCAGCAGATTTACCAG GGCTGGCGAAGATAGAATCGGGTCACACTTGGTACTTCATATCTCCGGTAAAGAAGTTCGGGAAACTCAACCGAAGGAAGAGGGCATCAAAGACAGGACACTGGAAGATAACGGGGAATAGCTGTACGATTAAGGACACTGATGGTAACCCTATCGGTTTAAAGAAATTTCTTGTGTTCCAAGAAAACAAAAACAGAAGATCATCTACTTTACTACCCACCACAGCCCATCAACACAAGTTCACTTGGATCATCCATGAATTTCATTCCTTTCTCCACCACCCCAATAAG ATGTTGACGCACCACAAGGACCCTGTCGAAGATTATGGTGGAGACTACTGTAATGACTTAGAAGAGCTAACCC AGTCATGGGAACAAGGTGAATCCAGCGGTCTCCTTCGCGGAGAAAATGGACACGTGTACGGACAAAACACTGTGGAAAACTCGAAT ACTACACGCGCCGCTCTTACTTCTCAACAAAGGCTCAGTTTCAACTGCTTCGAGGACTTGAAAACCAAAAAGCGGCCATCATTTGGAATCTTTGGATCTCTTCTACTTTAG